One Marasmius oreades isolate 03SP1 chromosome 2, whole genome shotgun sequence DNA segment encodes these proteins:
- a CDS encoding uncharacterized protein (MEROPS:MER0020214) → MFGNNAITSTWGQNNNNNQQQQPSAFGQPSAFGSTGFGSTTGTSAFGQPSQPANPMFGLGGGSSTTPSSGFGAFGSTSNQNNAVNPMFGGAKPNNGFGAFGGGTGTGAFGGGGGGGGTGGGGGGTSAFGQTSNTGTSAFGQPSSSTGTSAFGGGGSSIFGQNKATSAFGTATTTSSQPVTTGSSNPPYAAMTEKDPTTNVNLQYQAISCMPAYQGTSFEELRLQDYQQNRKTASTNTFGPTAFGGTQSTGSSIFGQNTQQNTQTNSIFNARPANPGFGTFGQGNQGTTGSTSSIFGGGSNTTPSAFGQPQPQTSGFGTFGQPQQQQQQQQPQQQQPQTGSIFGNTGTGSAFGSTGGAFGNGTTTGAFGQGNQQPQQPSIFGQPQNTSAGTTGGFGTFGNTANASKPPIFGQPAGQTNQPATAGFGGNIFGNQANQQQQNPTPSLFGNTGGTNPFGNTNTNQQQSQPAGASMFGSTQGTGTTSGGLFGGGGFGMNNQNLQQQQQQQQQNQQPATSVFGGSGLFSGANKPATVPGTGLFGSSFGSQQPAMNQGGGLFGNSLNQTTNQPQQSILGGGGGLFGAKPPVLGQSISNGGNAGIFGSSFGASANTLNNSAATGAQGTLTASISQPISANLPIFSMLPPGPRAVDLEQSNKKKPSFFVDMPTRSPVPHMSYTPTNSKLRGFGPSPTKSGIFNISTNANALVLSRSQSPSIFSGPPASPSLGSGQRKSVKKLILDKKVEPTDLFIKSSESPGKIVFSPALGISAREKEATALLAAPATTPPVKSPTPPRPSRTPNKFTASQHNTGADDSGDLQEGDYYVKPELAALKNVGYDQLTSFKDLVVGRIGYGEIHFLEPVDLTGLPKLGALLGEVIRFEEKECSVYPDSEEVDKPPPGSGLNVRARIILKRCWATGKAHREPIKDENNPVAIKHLKRLKGMNDTHFESFDINDGTWTFTVDHF, encoded by the exons ATGTTTGGCAACAATGCTATAACCTCTACGTGGGGCCAGAACAACAATAACAACCAGCAGCAACAGCCTAGTGCGTTTGGTCAACCGAGCGCCTTTGGTTCGACAG GGTTCGGGAGCACCACTGGTACCAGCGCATTTGGGCAACCGTCTCAACCGGCAAATCCTATGTTTGGTTTGGGTGGTGGGAGTAGTACAACTCCATCGTCCGGGTTTG GCGCGTTCGGAAGCACCAGCAATCAGAATAACGCAGTAAATCCTATGTTTGGTGGTGCGAAACCGAATAACGGTTTTGGCGCGTTTGGAGGTGGTACAGGTACAGGTGCatttggaggtggaggtggaggtggaggtactGGTGGAGGTGGGGGGGGGACCAGTGCCTTTGGGCAGACAAGTAATACTGGAACATCTGCCTTTGGACAGCCCTCAAGCAGTACTGGCACATCCGCGTTTGGGGGTGGAGGAAGCAGCATATTTGGACAAAACAAAGCCACTTCTGCGTTTGGAACTGCTACCACTA CCTCTTCTCAACCGGTCACGACGGGTTCATCTAACCCTCCTTATGCTGCGATGACTGAGAAAGATCCCACCACCAATGTCAATTTGCAATATCAAGCAATTTCATGCATGCCAGCTTATCAGGGCACATCCTTCGAG GAACTCCGTCTCCAAGATTATCAGCAGAATCGAAAAACCGCCAGTACGAATACATTCGGACCGACTGCTTTTGGGGGCACACAAAGTACTGGCAGTAGCATCTTCGGGCAAAACACTCAACAGAATACGCAAACAAATTCCATCTTTAATGCTCGACCGGCCAATCCCGGGTTTGGTACCTTTGGTCAAGGCAACCAAGGAACGACTGGTAGTACTAGTTCGATATTCGGAGGCGGTTCAAATACCACCCCCAGTGCGTTTGGCCAACCTCAACCGCAGACTAGCGGGTTTGGCACATTCGGCCAAccgcagcagcagcaacaacagcagcaaccacaacaacaacaaccccAGACTGGATCGATATTTGGGAACACCGGAACGGGGAGTGCTTTCG GGTCTACAGGTGGTGCATTCGGAAATGGGACGACTACCGGTGCTTTTGGCCAGGGCAATCAGCAGCCCCAACAGCCCAGCATATTTGGGCAACCACAAAATACCTCTGCCGGGACGACGGGTGGTTTTGGTACCTTTGGAA ATACAGCAAATGCTAGTAAGCCCCCGATCTTTGGGCAGCCCGCTGGACAGACAAACCAGCCTGCTACGGCTGGCTTTGGTGGGAACATTTTCGGGAACCAGGCAAATCAACAGCAGCAAAATCCCACCCCATCCCTCTTCGGTAACACTGGAGGGACCAATCCTTTTGGAAACACGAATACCAACCAGCAGCAGAGTCAACCGGCAGGAGCCTCAA TGTTTGGAAGTACCCAGGGCACCGGTACGACTAGCGGGGGTCtatttggtggtggtggatttGGCATGAATAACCAGAATctgcaacaacaacaacaacaacaacaacagaacCAGCAGCCTGCAACGTCCGTGTTCGGAGGTAGTGGTCTGTTTTCCGGCGCTAACAAGCCTGCCACCGTCCCGGGGACTGGTCTCTTTGGATCGTCATTTGGTTCTCAACAGCCAGCTATGAACCAAGGCGGAGGTCTGTTCGGTAATTCGCTCAATCAAACGACCAATCAACCCCAGCAATCTATTttgggaggtggaggtggtctTTTCGGTGCGAAACCACCTGTGCTGGGTCAATCCATCTCAAATGGAGGAAATGCTGGAATATTTGGATCTTCTTTCGGCGCATCGGCAAATACACTAAATAATTCTGCTGCAACCGGTGCTCAAGGAACACTGACCGCGTCAATTTCCCAGCCTATCAGCGCCAACCTTCCGATATTTTCCATGCTTCCTCCTGGTCCGAGGGCCGTTGATTTGGAGCAATCAAACAAGAAGAAGCCAAGTTTCTTTGTGGACATGCCTACCCGATCTCCAGTACCTCATATGAGCTATACACCTACCAACTCGAAATTGAGAGGATTTGGTCCTTCACCGACTAAGAGTGGTATCTTCAACATTTCCACGAATGCGAACGCCCTTGTATTGAGCCGATCACAGTCCCCTTCGATATTCAGTGGACCTCCCGCCAGTCCGTCTTTAGGTAGCGGTCAGCGCAAAAGTGTCAAAAAGCTGATACTAGACAAGAAGGTTGAGCCCACCGACCTCTTCATCAAATCAAGCGAGTCACCTGGGAAGATAGTCTTCAGTCCTGCATTAGGGATTAGCGCTCGCGAGAAAGAAGCTACCGCTCTTCTAGCTGCGCCCGCTACTACACCTCCAGTTAAATCACCAACACCTCCCCGCCCCTCCCGTACACCGAATAAATTCACTGCGTCGCAACACAACACTGGTGCAGACGACTCTGGAGACCTACAAGAGGGAGACTACTACGTGAAACCGGAATTGGCTGCCCTGAAGAATGTGGGCTACGACCAGCTGACTTCGTTCAAGGACTTGGTTGTGGGGCGGATCGGGTATGGGGAGATTCACTTCCTTGAACCGGTGGATCTCACAGGCTTACCGAAGCTCGGCGCACTCCTTGGTGAGGTGATACGGTTCGAGGAGAAGGAATGCAGTGTGTATCCGGATAGCGAGGAAGTGGACAAGCCACCTCCTGGGTCGGGCCTGAACGTGAGAGCGAGGATCATTTTAAAGAGATGCTGGGCCACAGGGAAAGCACACAGAGAACCAATTAAAGACGAGAACAACCCAGTCGCGATCAAACATTTGAAGCGATTGAAGGGTATGAATGACACGCATTTCGAGAGTTTTGATATTAATGACGGGACATGGACCTTCACCGTTGATCACTTCTAG